In Pseudovibrio brasiliensis, the following are encoded in one genomic region:
- a CDS encoding aldo/keto reductase, with protein MKTRQLGSKLNVSMLGLGCMGMSEFYGSHDDSVSLRVMARALELGIDFFDTADMYGPHHNEELIGRFLKETKAPLKIATKFGINRKPGEYKRTIENSRQYARQACEASLKRLGLEYIDLYYVHRVNPEQPVEDVMGELSLLVEEGKIGNIGLCEVSEKTLRRAHAVHPITAVQTEYSLWSRDVEAAILPTCRELGIGFVPYSPLGRGFLTGSFNSSTQFEEGDFRANLPRFSKDALRVNEGITKVIVEAASQKQCTPAQLSLAWLLAKGDDIVPIPGTKRLRYLEENIAATEIVLSSEEVEALEAKLALISVVGERYTPEGMKGLNA; from the coding sequence ATGAAAACTCGCCAACTTGGTTCCAAACTCAATGTTTCCATGCTCGGTCTGGGCTGCATGGGAATGAGTGAGTTCTATGGCTCACATGATGACAGCGTATCCTTGCGCGTGATGGCGCGAGCGCTTGAGCTGGGCATCGACTTTTTTGATACTGCAGACATGTACGGCCCCCATCACAATGAGGAGCTGATTGGTCGCTTTTTGAAGGAAACCAAGGCACCGCTGAAGATCGCAACGAAGTTTGGCATCAATCGTAAACCCGGTGAATACAAGCGGACGATTGAGAATAGCCGGCAATATGCAAGACAGGCTTGCGAAGCCTCTCTGAAACGTCTGGGGCTTGAGTACATTGACCTTTACTACGTTCATCGCGTGAACCCGGAGCAACCCGTTGAGGATGTGATGGGTGAGCTTTCCTTGCTGGTTGAGGAAGGTAAGATCGGCAATATCGGGCTTTGTGAGGTCAGCGAAAAGACGCTTCGCCGGGCTCATGCCGTGCATCCGATTACGGCGGTGCAGACAGAGTATTCTCTTTGGTCTCGTGATGTGGAAGCGGCAATCCTACCGACTTGCCGCGAGCTTGGGATTGGCTTTGTGCCTTATTCTCCCTTGGGCAGAGGCTTTCTGACAGGCAGTTTCAACTCTAGTACGCAGTTTGAAGAAGGTGACTTCCGCGCCAACCTGCCGAGGTTCTCAAAAGACGCACTGCGTGTGAACGAGGGGATCACGAAGGTTATTGTAGAGGCTGCCTCTCAGAAGCAATGTACGCCCGCGCAGCTCTCGCTTGCCTGGTTGCTGGCGAAGGGGGACGATATTGTGCCTATTCCGGGAACCAAGAGATTGCGTTATCTGGAAGAGAATATTGCGGCAACCGAGATTGTGCTTTCTTCTGAGGAGGTTGAGGCGCTGGAAGCCAAGCTTGCTCTCATTTCAGTTGTCGGTGAACGATACACACCTGAAGGCATGAAGGGGCTGAATGCCTAG
- a CDS encoding LysR family transcriptional regulator → MENTSKTGKRISENGNEILRDLVWDDTKAFLAVARTGTLSAAAHRLSIGVATLSRKIDRLEEMLKIPLFIRHQSGYQLTEDGRDLLAKAEALEAAATAFASGAKAQAGISGKLRLATAENLATHLILPALPEFRANYPELHIEILTDVSSVNLHRRDADLAIRMVKPESGNVTLRRLGTLGFGLYASKDYALKRAKWADQENYEQDDFISWCEALSHLVNAKWIERALKGRQPAVLTSSLATQVAATQAGLGLAVLPHFLASDAGLVCVNADIGVEQPIYLVMHSDLAHSPRMRVMADFLADLIIQNRSKLSGPPQQATSS, encoded by the coding sequence ATGGAAAATACGAGCAAAACTGGAAAGCGGATTTCCGAAAATGGAAATGAAATCCTACGCGATCTTGTTTGGGATGACACCAAAGCCTTTCTGGCTGTCGCCAGAACAGGAACACTCAGTGCAGCCGCTCATCGCTTGAGCATCGGTGTCGCGACACTCTCAAGAAAGATCGATCGCCTTGAAGAAATGCTGAAAATTCCGTTGTTTATCAGGCACCAGTCCGGCTACCAGCTCACCGAGGATGGCCGCGACCTGCTGGCAAAAGCCGAAGCGCTGGAAGCCGCCGCCACAGCATTCGCTTCCGGCGCAAAAGCACAGGCAGGCATCTCCGGCAAACTCCGCCTTGCCACTGCAGAAAACCTAGCCACTCATCTGATCTTGCCCGCATTGCCAGAGTTTCGTGCAAACTACCCGGAGCTGCACATTGAGATCCTGACTGACGTAAGCTCAGTCAACCTGCACCGCCGTGATGCAGATCTGGCCATTCGCATGGTGAAACCGGAAAGCGGCAACGTCACCCTCCGCCGTCTAGGAACACTTGGCTTTGGCCTCTACGCAAGCAAAGACTATGCGCTTAAGCGAGCAAAATGGGCTGATCAGGAGAATTATGAGCAGGACGACTTCATTTCCTGGTGCGAAGCGCTCTCGCATCTGGTGAATGCAAAATGGATTGAACGCGCCCTGAAAGGCCGCCAACCCGCCGTTCTGACGTCATCACTGGCAACGCAGGTCGCCGCAACACAAGCCGGTCTCGGCCTCGCCGTCCTACCGCATTTCCTTGCATCGGATGCCGGTCTTGTCTGCGTGAATGCGGATATCGGTGTCGAACAACCAATCTATCTGGTCATGCACTCCGACCTCGCCCACTCCCCCCGAATGCGCGTCATGGCAGACTTCCTGGCCGACCTGATCATCCAAAACCGCAGCAAACTCAGCGGCCCACCTCAGCAGGCCACTTCCAGTTAA
- a CDS encoding bifunctional DedA family/phosphatase PAP2 family protein, producing the protein MNVDFVTTFLNHIVDFIAANPAFAGLICFIVAMGEALFLIGLVFPSTVVLVGAGTLIGLGELPFLSIFLWTTAGAVTGDAFSYWFGYFYKDKVRTIWPLSRYPDWLKRGEDYFAKHGGKSIFIGRFVPGVKSVVPGIAGMADMSFGRFTFFNVTSAFAWAAIHLVPGVMAGSALFAIGEINTRLAIILGGLLLVLLIAVALIRWLIMFILPIVGGSHQAIVNWFGRRPDRFSQWIARTYDPENPRSVGMLVSAFFLLVTLPGFIWFTGAVAPGMPMARADLAISNFFQIARTPIIDKIMVMITMMGDGTVTATVTLAVGIYLFGRKAWRRATGFVIAIVSSSIFVVITKALIGRDRPIELYSGADAFSFPSGHATINTVLIGVIAVLVAHERSRLSKTIIYSVAATFAILIGFSRVYLGAHWLSDVLAGLLFGSGTVFFFSFVFGHIHNEKVGRTALTIISLCALAIASTWHISQNYSTAAEAYEPRSESVVIQKSSWRMQDWRLLPAKRVSITGDLEEPITLQWSGTPEQLEQELTKLGWRKAPEWSFPTATGYLKGETPAGELPPVPHTNAGFLPALTMVYESDQDHRQVFWLWETRFKLSDVNGDISHLYIGGALDEETVRLFGEFSGLKSEDEIPVDLHMFNQLPNAEEKRRWDGSSVVIAGP; encoded by the coding sequence GTGAACGTCGATTTCGTCACCACATTCCTCAACCACATTGTTGATTTCATTGCAGCAAATCCGGCTTTTGCTGGCCTTATCTGTTTTATCGTCGCAATGGGTGAAGCGCTCTTTCTGATCGGGCTGGTGTTTCCAAGCACGGTTGTTCTTGTGGGGGCTGGTACGCTTATCGGCCTTGGTGAGCTGCCGTTTCTGAGTATCTTTTTATGGACGACTGCAGGCGCCGTAACCGGCGACGCGTTTTCCTACTGGTTTGGTTACTTTTACAAAGACAAAGTGCGGACAATCTGGCCTTTAAGCCGCTATCCAGACTGGTTGAAGCGTGGTGAAGATTACTTTGCCAAACACGGTGGCAAGAGCATCTTTATTGGCCGTTTTGTGCCTGGTGTGAAATCTGTTGTCCCGGGCATTGCCGGTATGGCGGACATGAGTTTTGGCCGTTTTACCTTCTTCAACGTGACCTCAGCCTTTGCGTGGGCCGCAATTCATCTGGTGCCGGGTGTGATGGCTGGTTCCGCCCTGTTTGCGATTGGTGAGATCAACACCCGCCTCGCGATTATCCTTGGTGGCCTGCTGCTGGTTCTTCTGATCGCCGTAGCGCTGATCCGCTGGCTGATCATGTTTATTCTGCCGATTGTCGGTGGTTCACATCAGGCAATCGTCAACTGGTTTGGTCGGCGGCCTGATCGCTTCAGCCAATGGATTGCGCGGACATATGACCCTGAAAATCCACGCAGTGTGGGCATGCTGGTCTCTGCGTTCTTCCTGCTGGTGACGCTGCCGGGCTTCATTTGGTTTACCGGTGCAGTGGCGCCAGGTATGCCGATGGCGCGGGCGGATCTTGCGATTAGCAACTTCTTCCAGATCGCAAGGACGCCGATCATCGATAAGATCATGGTTATGATCACCATGATGGGCGATGGCACGGTGACCGCGACTGTTACGCTCGCCGTGGGTATCTATCTGTTTGGCCGCAAGGCATGGCGCCGTGCAACGGGCTTTGTGATTGCGATTGTCAGCTCCTCGATCTTCGTGGTCATCACCAAGGCGTTGATTGGCCGGGATCGTCCGATTGAGCTGTATTCCGGCGCTGATGCGTTCTCATTCCCATCCGGGCACGCCACCATCAACACGGTGCTGATTGGTGTGATTGCGGTTCTGGTGGCCCATGAGCGCTCCCGCCTAAGTAAGACGATCATCTACTCCGTTGCCGCGACTTTCGCGATCCTGATTGGGTTCTCACGGGTATATCTGGGCGCACACTGGCTTTCAGATGTGCTGGCAGGCCTTTTGTTTGGCTCTGGTACCGTGTTCTTCTTCTCATTCGTCTTCGGGCACATTCACAATGAGAAGGTGGGCAGAACAGCTCTAACGATCATCTCGCTATGTGCGTTGGCGATCGCCTCCACGTGGCACATCAGCCAGAACTATTCGACAGCTGCTGAAGCCTATGAGCCGCGCAGCGAGTCTGTTGTGATCCAGAAATCCAGCTGGCGCATGCAGGATTGGCGCTTGCTGCCTGCCAAGCGCGTTTCCATTACCGGAGATCTGGAAGAGCCGATCACGCTGCAGTGGTCCGGCACACCAGAACAGCTGGAGCAGGAACTGACCAAGCTTGGATGGCGGAAAGCTCCGGAATGGTCTTTCCCGACAGCGACAGGATATCTGAAAGGGGAAACCCCAGCAGGCGAGCTGCCACCAGTGCCACACACCAATGCGGGATTCCTGCCTGCGCTGACGATGGTTTACGAGAGCGATCAGGACCACCGACAGGTGTTCTGGCTTTGGGAAACACGCTTCAAGCTCTCCGATGTAAACGGAGACATTTCCCATCTGTATATTGGTGGCGCGCTGGACGAAGAAACCGTCCGCCTGTTTGGTGAGTTCTCAGGTCTGAAGTCCGAGGATGAAATTCCGGTAGATCTTCATATGTTCAACCAGCTACCAAATGCAGAAGAGAAACGCAGGTGGGATGGTAGCTCAGTGGTTATCGCGGGGCCTTAA
- the pap gene encoding polyphosphate:AMP phosphotransferase, translated as MFQSANIPQTVSKELLQKRLPELREELLEVQHKLRENKAFATIILLAGVDGSGKGAAISRLYEWMDTRYLFCNAYHEERSESESARPNYWRYWRDLPARGETSIVFGSWYQEPLRDAVMGKIDDAELERQLSAINRFEKMLAYENILLLKFWFTLPKAEQQERLHDIEAKGKKGRNFIEEWSGAEHYRAAQTAGEKASLQTSTGYAPWFVIPSQDPDVRDLALAETIAQSMKKKLESGNGKPVSAPAVVTTLSQANAVDAIDLSATISKEEYKEELEELQDKMAYLTDRKRFKKFGFISVFQGNDAAGKGGSIRRLTRSMDPRNYKVHPIAAPSVEEKLHPYLWRFWRRLPKKGHSAIFDRSWYERVLVERVEGFCSEADWMRAYNEINAFEKELTDSGFILCKFWLAISEEEQLRRFKAREETAYKNYKITEEDWRNRLKWNEYAIAAGDMVDRTSTRYAPWTLISSEDKRYARIQVLRTTVNALEKAMKKKDKDKEI; from the coding sequence ATGTTTCAGTCTGCAAACATTCCTCAGACAGTCAGTAAAGAGCTGCTTCAGAAAAGACTGCCTGAACTCCGTGAGGAATTGTTGGAAGTTCAGCATAAGCTGAGAGAGAACAAAGCTTTCGCAACGATCATTCTGCTCGCTGGTGTAGACGGCTCGGGTAAAGGCGCGGCAATCTCCCGTTTGTATGAGTGGATGGATACGCGTTACCTGTTCTGCAACGCCTACCATGAAGAGCGCAGCGAATCTGAAAGCGCCCGACCAAACTACTGGCGTTACTGGCGAGATCTGCCTGCACGCGGTGAAACCTCCATTGTGTTTGGCTCCTGGTATCAGGAACCTCTGCGTGATGCGGTTATGGGCAAGATTGATGACGCAGAGCTGGAACGCCAGCTGTCTGCCATCAACCGCTTCGAAAAAATGCTTGCCTACGAGAACATTCTCCTTCTCAAGTTCTGGTTCACCCTCCCCAAGGCAGAGCAGCAGGAACGCCTGCATGATATCGAAGCCAAAGGCAAAAAAGGCCGGAACTTCATTGAGGAGTGGTCCGGTGCTGAACATTATCGCGCAGCTCAGACCGCAGGTGAAAAAGCATCTTTGCAAACCAGCACCGGCTACGCGCCGTGGTTTGTGATCCCGTCACAGGATCCGGATGTTCGTGACCTTGCACTGGCAGAAACCATCGCCCAGTCCATGAAGAAGAAGCTGGAAAGCGGCAACGGCAAACCGGTTTCAGCGCCTGCAGTGGTCACCACCCTATCTCAGGCCAACGCGGTGGATGCGATTGATCTGTCCGCGACCATCTCCAAAGAGGAGTACAAGGAAGAGCTTGAAGAGCTTCAGGACAAGATGGCGTACCTGACAGACCGCAAGCGCTTCAAAAAGTTCGGTTTCATCTCAGTCTTCCAGGGCAACGACGCAGCTGGCAAGGGCGGTTCAATCCGCCGCCTCACCCGCTCCATGGACCCGCGGAACTACAAGGTGCACCCAATCGCAGCGCCTTCCGTGGAAGAAAAGCTGCACCCGTATCTCTGGCGTTTCTGGCGTCGCCTGCCGAAGAAGGGCCACAGCGCTATCTTCGACCGCTCCTGGTATGAGCGTGTGCTGGTGGAACGCGTTGAGGGCTTCTGCTCCGAGGCTGACTGGATGCGTGCCTACAACGAAATCAACGCCTTCGAAAAAGAGCTGACGGATTCCGGCTTCATCCTCTGCAAGTTCTGGCTCGCGATCTCTGAAGAAGAGCAACTGCGCCGCTTCAAGGCTCGCGAAGAAACCGCCTACAAGAACTACAAGATCACCGAGGAAGACTGGCGCAATCGCCTCAAATGGAACGAATACGCCATTGCAGCCGGTGACATGGTGGACCGCACCTCAACCCGCTACGCCCCGTGGACACTGATCTCCTCCGAGGACAAGCGCTACGCCCGCATTCAGGTGCTCAGAACCACCGTGAACGCTCTCGAAAAAGCGATGAAGAAGAAGGACAAGGACAAAGAGATCTGA
- a CDS encoding NAD(P)/FAD-dependent oxidoreductase, whose amino-acid sequence MAIASVDVAIIGGAVIGSSVAYHLAQRDDFKGSIAVFEKDPSYQHCASALSAASIRQQFSSAVNIDISLFGIDFLRNIGDLLEVDGDKPRIDLVEGGYLFLATPDKRSILEENHALQQKMGADISFMDTEALKAKFPWLNVSDLSAGCHGLSGEGWFDGYGLMQAFRRKARSLNVPYEPYQVVHLEKIMGGSWILTLSNGEQVEAGVVVNAAGASGGTQICMEAGFEAPVHSKKRMIFTFECRDEVPGLPLLIDPNGTYVRPEGTGFICGSSPDEEQDPDCFDYDVDYSFFEEHLWPTLANRVPAFEAIKPGAAWAGHYDVNLFDHNAFMGPVPGIEDFYIALGFSGHGLQQSPAVGRGLAEHIVTGRYETLDLSELGVDRLAANKPLIERNVV is encoded by the coding sequence ATGGCGATAGCTTCAGTGGATGTTGCTATTATTGGGGGGGCTGTCATCGGATCATCGGTGGCGTACCATCTTGCACAACGCGACGACTTCAAGGGTAGCATTGCGGTTTTCGAGAAAGATCCATCCTACCAACATTGTGCTTCAGCACTTTCTGCCGCTTCTATTCGCCAACAGTTCTCCTCTGCCGTGAACATCGATATTTCGCTCTTTGGCATCGATTTCCTGCGCAATATTGGCGACCTTCTGGAAGTTGACGGCGATAAGCCACGCATTGATCTGGTTGAGGGTGGCTATCTGTTCCTCGCAACGCCTGACAAGCGCAGCATTTTGGAAGAGAACCATGCCCTTCAGCAAAAGATGGGTGCTGACATTAGCTTTATGGACACAGAGGCGCTGAAAGCCAAATTTCCGTGGCTCAATGTCTCCGATCTTTCTGCTGGTTGTCACGGCCTGTCCGGCGAAGGCTGGTTTGACGGGTATGGCCTGATGCAGGCGTTTCGCCGCAAAGCGCGCTCCCTGAATGTGCCTTATGAGCCGTATCAGGTGGTTCACCTTGAAAAGATCATGGGCGGCAGCTGGATTCTGACGCTCTCCAACGGTGAGCAGGTGGAAGCTGGCGTGGTGGTGAATGCTGCCGGGGCTTCCGGCGGCACGCAGATTTGCATGGAAGCCGGATTTGAAGCGCCGGTTCACTCCAAAAAGCGTATGATCTTCACCTTTGAATGCCGTGATGAGGTTCCGGGTCTGCCCTTGCTGATTGATCCGAATGGAACCTATGTACGCCCCGAAGGCACCGGCTTTATCTGCGGCAGTTCACCGGATGAAGAGCAAGACCCTGATTGCTTTGACTATGATGTCGACTATTCCTTCTTCGAGGAGCATCTGTGGCCGACACTGGCCAACCGTGTTCCTGCATTTGAAGCAATCAAACCCGGCGCTGCGTGGGCAGGGCATTATGATGTGAACCTATTCGACCACAACGCCTTTATGGGCCCAGTGCCCGGCATCGAGGACTTCTACATCGCGCTGGGCTTTTCCGGCCACGGCCTACAACAAAGCCCTGCCGTTGGGCGCGGTCTTGCCGAACATATCGTGACTGGCCGCTATGAAACGCTGGACCTTTCCGAACTCGGCGTTGACCGTCTGGCCGCCAACAAGCCGTTGATTGAGCGGAACGTGGTTTAA